A window from Luteibacter flocculans encodes these proteins:
- the serC gene encoding 3-phosphoserine/phosphohydroxythreonine transaminase yields the protein MSRDWNFSAGPAALPEAVLKRAQAELLDWNGSGASVMELSHRGKRFMELAAATERRLRELLGMPDNYKVLFLQGGATQHFAQIPMNLAPEGGSADYIVTGVFSRKAVSEAAYHVDARIAATSEANDFLSLPPREQWTLNPAASYVHYTPNETIRGLEFHDIPDVGDVPLVADMSSNILGAPLDVSRFGLIYAGAQKNIGPSGLVVMIVREDLLARPPRPIAKILRYAEQAANDSMLNTPNTWGWYLAGLTFDWLAAEGGLAVMGERNARKSALLYGVIDSSNGFYRNDVERAARSRMNVSFVLHDSALDALFLTESEAAGFIGLKGHKAVGGMRASLYNAVPEAAVEALVQFMRDFAAKHG from the coding sequence GTGAGCAGAGACTGGAATTTCAGTGCCGGTCCCGCCGCGCTGCCGGAAGCCGTCCTCAAGCGTGCACAGGCGGAGCTGCTCGATTGGAACGGGTCCGGCGCCTCGGTGATGGAGCTGTCCCATCGCGGCAAGCGTTTCATGGAACTTGCCGCGGCGACCGAGCGCCGCCTGCGTGAGTTGCTCGGCATGCCGGACAACTACAAGGTGCTGTTCCTGCAAGGCGGCGCCACCCAGCACTTCGCACAGATTCCGATGAACCTCGCACCCGAGGGCGGCAGCGCCGATTACATCGTGACGGGCGTCTTCAGCCGCAAGGCCGTCAGTGAGGCGGCGTACCACGTGGATGCACGCATCGCTGCCACATCGGAAGCGAACGATTTCCTCAGCTTGCCGCCGCGCGAGCAGTGGACGCTGAATCCTGCGGCTTCGTACGTGCATTACACGCCGAACGAAACCATTCGCGGGCTGGAATTTCACGACATTCCCGACGTCGGCGACGTGCCGCTGGTCGCGGACATGTCATCCAACATCCTTGGCGCGCCGCTGGACGTCTCGCGCTTCGGCCTCATCTACGCGGGCGCGCAGAAGAACATCGGTCCGTCCGGCCTCGTGGTGATGATCGTTCGAGAGGATCTTCTTGCGCGCCCGCCACGCCCGATCGCGAAGATTCTTCGTTACGCGGAGCAGGCCGCCAACGACTCCATGCTCAACACGCCGAATACCTGGGGCTGGTATCTCGCCGGCCTCACCTTCGATTGGCTGGCGGCAGAAGGCGGACTCGCCGTGATGGGCGAACGGAACGCGCGCAAGTCAGCGCTGCTGTATGGCGTCATCGACAGCTCGAATGGTTTCTATCGAAACGATGTGGAGCGCGCTGCACGTTCGCGTATGAACGTGTCATTCGTGTTGCACGACAGTGCATTGGATGCGCTTTTCCTCACCGAATCGGAAGCGGCCGGTTTCATTGGCCTCAAGGGACACAAGGCCGTGGGTGGCATGCGCGCGTCGCTTTACAACGCCGTGCCCGAAGCCGCCGTGGAAGCGCTGGTGCAATTCATGCGGGACTTTGCGGCCAAGCACGGTTAA
- the pheA gene encoding prephenate dehydratase, translated as MSKTPADKQATLAEARTRIDSIDQQLQSLISERARWAQQVGRAKGPLKAAVEYYRPEREAQVLRGVIDRNDGPLPNAELVRLFREIMSSCLSQQQPLKIGFLGPEGTFSEQAVRKHFGHAAYGLPLGSIEEVFQEVAAGNADFGVVPVENSGQGMIQMTLDMFLVSKATICGEVELRVHQNLLSLSGELKDVKRIYSHPQSLQQCQGWLRVNLPNVERVPVSSNAEAARTARLSPESAAIAGETAGRVYGLKTVAGPIEDRSDNTTRFLVIGRSIFPASGNDRTSLLVSVRDKPGALYDVLSPLARHGISMNRIESRPAHTGKWQYAFFIDVSGHVDDEAVQAALEEMKPAAADVRVLGSYPVALP; from the coding sequence ATGAGCAAGACCCCCGCCGATAAACAAGCCACGCTGGCCGAGGCGCGTACGCGCATCGACAGCATCGACCAGCAACTGCAGTCGCTCATCAGCGAGCGTGCCCGTTGGGCGCAGCAGGTCGGCCGGGCCAAGGGCCCGTTGAAGGCGGCGGTAGAGTATTACCGACCCGAACGCGAAGCCCAGGTCCTGCGCGGCGTGATCGATCGTAACGACGGTCCGCTGCCGAATGCGGAACTCGTGCGACTGTTCCGCGAAATCATGTCGTCGTGCCTTTCGCAGCAGCAACCGTTGAAAATCGGTTTTCTCGGGCCGGAAGGCACGTTCAGCGAACAGGCGGTACGCAAGCACTTCGGTCACGCTGCCTACGGCTTGCCGCTGGGCAGCATCGAAGAGGTCTTCCAGGAGGTCGCGGCCGGTAACGCCGACTTTGGTGTGGTACCGGTCGAGAACTCGGGGCAGGGCATGATCCAGATGACCCTCGACATGTTCCTCGTGTCGAAGGCCACCATCTGCGGCGAAGTCGAACTGCGCGTTCATCAGAATCTGCTTTCGCTGAGCGGCGAGTTGAAGGACGTGAAGCGCATCTACTCGCATCCGCAGTCGCTGCAGCAATGCCAGGGCTGGCTGCGCGTGAATCTGCCGAATGTGGAGCGCGTGCCGGTGTCCAGCAACGCCGAGGCAGCGCGTACGGCGCGGCTCTCGCCCGAGTCGGCCGCCATTGCGGGCGAGACGGCCGGACGTGTGTATGGCCTCAAGACGGTGGCTGGTCCGATCGAGGATCGCTCCGACAACACCACGCGGTTCCTAGTGATCGGTCGCTCCATCTTTCCCGCGTCGGGCAACGACCGCACGTCGCTGCTGGTCTCCGTGCGCGACAAGCCCGGTGCGCTTTACGACGTGCTGAGCCCGCTGGCGCGTCATGGCATCAGCATGAATCGCATCGAGTCGCGACCGGCACATACCGGCAAGTGGCAATACGCGTTTTTTATCGACGTATCCGGCCACGTGGACGACGAGGCCGTGCAGGCCGCGCTCGAAGAAATGAAACCTGCCGCCGCCGACGTGCGTGTACTCGGTTCCTATCCTGTCGCCTTGCCATGA
- the hisC gene encoding histidinol-phosphate transaminase yields MTLEFDAAALANRATSALRAYDPGHDLPALRLRFGEMLSELGSNENPLGPSKSALRAANRAIEEAWRYPDPLGASLKRKLSDELGVPFAGITLGNGSHELLMLMAQCFADEAHPVVHSQYGFAVFPIAAAAAGAPAVAVPALPADHPEAPYGHDLAAMAAAVTPATRLVYLANPNNPTGTWFTDAALEDFLERIPPQTLVVVDEAYHEYVDAEGLSTALHLLGRFPNLAVTRTFSKAYALAGLRIGYMLSHPSVAAVCERLRESFNVNGVALAAAEAALGDHEHRAHVRATNRRDRTWLAGELMARGLRVLPSQTNFLLVDLGDDATAFEAHLFERGVIVRPMVGYGLRHTLRISVGSRTELERLLENLP; encoded by the coding sequence ATGACTCTTGAATTCGATGCTGCCGCGCTCGCCAATCGGGCGACGTCGGCGCTCCGCGCCTACGATCCCGGCCACGATCTTCCGGCGCTGCGCCTGCGCTTCGGCGAGATGCTGTCCGAGTTGGGTTCCAACGAGAACCCCCTGGGGCCGAGCAAGTCCGCGCTGCGCGCGGCCAATCGTGCGATCGAGGAGGCCTGGCGCTATCCCGATCCGCTCGGCGCGTCGCTGAAGCGGAAGCTGTCCGACGAACTGGGCGTGCCGTTTGCAGGCATTACCCTCGGCAATGGCTCGCATGAGCTGTTGATGCTGATGGCACAGTGCTTCGCGGACGAAGCGCATCCGGTCGTGCATTCGCAGTACGGCTTTGCGGTGTTCCCGATCGCCGCGGCCGCGGCGGGCGCACCGGCCGTCGCGGTACCTGCGCTGCCTGCCGACCATCCGGAAGCACCGTACGGGCACGACCTCGCCGCCATGGCAGCGGCTGTCACGCCTGCGACGCGGCTCGTGTATCTCGCCAATCCGAACAATCCGACCGGCACCTGGTTCACCGACGCCGCGCTGGAAGACTTTCTTGAGCGGATTCCGCCGCAGACACTCGTGGTGGTCGACGAGGCATATCACGAGTACGTGGATGCGGAAGGGCTGAGTACGGCGTTGCATCTGCTGGGGCGTTTTCCGAACCTCGCCGTCACGCGCACGTTCTCCAAGGCGTATGCGCTTGCGGGGCTGCGCATCGGTTACATGCTCAGCCATCCTTCGGTGGCGGCGGTGTGCGAGCGTCTGCGCGAATCGTTCAACGTCAATGGTGTGGCGCTGGCCGCCGCCGAGGCAGCGCTGGGCGACCACGAGCATCGCGCGCACGTGCGCGCCACCAATCGCCGTGATCGCACCTGGCTCGCAGGGGAACTCATGGCGCGCGGTCTGCGCGTGCTGCCGTCGCAGACCAATTTTTTGCTCGTCGATCTCGGCGACGACGCCACCGCGTTCGAGGCACATCTCTTTGAACGCGGCGTCATCGTGCGCCCGATGGTCGGTTATGGATTGCGGCACACGCTGCGCATAAGCGTCGGCAGCCGTACAGAACTGGAACGCCTGCTGGAGAACCTGCCGTGA
- the aroA gene encoding 3-phosphoshikimate 1-carboxyvinyltransferase, whose protein sequence is MSRIDWCSSAGGPLRGEIVVPGDKSVSHRALMFGALAEGVTRIRGFLEGEDTRATAAILGRLGVRFETPAPGERVVHGVGLHGLRGSSEPLDCGNAGTGMRLLAGLLAGQAFDSTLIGDESLSRRPMRRVTDPLGLMGAVIDTNDGKPPLRIHGGKTLHGVTYEPPVASAQIKSALLLAGLYAEGFTEVVEPHPTRDYTESMLRAFGWPIDYAPGRARLEGGHTLRAVDVDVPADFSSAAFFIVAACIVPGSELRLKAVGLNPRRTGLLAALELMGADIAVENMRSSGGEDIGDLVVRYAPLHGVALPLDIVPDMIDEFPALFVAAATADGMTTIRGAAELRVKESDRIASMAHGLKACGVKIDELPDGAIIQGGPIGGGTIDSHGDHRIAMSFAVAGLLASTPIVIGDCANVATSFPGFVALANGAGFRLEAA, encoded by the coding sequence GTGAGCCGCATCGATTGGTGTAGTTCCGCAGGCGGTCCGCTGCGCGGCGAGATCGTCGTGCCGGGCGACAAGTCCGTTTCGCATCGCGCGCTGATGTTCGGCGCCCTTGCCGAAGGCGTCACGCGCATCCGCGGGTTTCTTGAAGGCGAGGACACGCGGGCCACAGCCGCCATCCTCGGTCGACTCGGCGTACGTTTCGAAACTCCGGCACCGGGCGAGCGTGTCGTGCATGGCGTGGGCCTGCATGGGCTTCGCGGCAGCAGCGAACCGCTCGACTGCGGCAATGCCGGCACCGGCATGCGCTTGCTCGCCGGACTGCTTGCCGGACAGGCGTTCGACTCGACGCTGATCGGCGACGAGTCGCTTTCGCGGCGCCCCATGCGACGCGTGACGGACCCGCTGGGTTTGATGGGTGCCGTCATCGATACGAATGACGGCAAGCCGCCGCTGCGTATCCACGGTGGCAAGACGCTGCACGGCGTGACCTATGAACCGCCCGTCGCCAGCGCGCAGATCAAGTCGGCGCTGCTGCTGGCGGGTCTCTACGCCGAGGGCTTCACCGAGGTGGTAGAACCCCATCCGACCCGTGACTACACGGAAAGCATGCTGCGCGCCTTCGGCTGGCCGATCGACTACGCCCCCGGACGCGCCCGGTTGGAAGGCGGGCATACGTTGCGCGCGGTGGACGTCGACGTGCCGGCGGACTTTTCGTCTGCGGCCTTCTTCATCGTGGCCGCCTGCATCGTGCCGGGTTCCGAGCTTCGCCTGAAAGCGGTGGGTCTGAACCCGCGACGCACCGGCTTGCTGGCGGCACTCGAACTCATGGGGGCCGACATCGCCGTGGAGAACATGCGCAGCAGTGGCGGGGAAGACATCGGCGACCTGGTCGTGCGCTACGCACCACTGCACGGCGTGGCGCTGCCCCTGGACATCGTGCCGGACATGATCGACGAGTTCCCCGCACTGTTCGTCGCGGCGGCGACGGCCGATGGCATGACGACCATTCGCGGTGCGGCCGAGCTGCGCGTGAAGGAGTCGGATCGCATCGCCAGCATGGCTCATGGCCTGAAGGCCTGTGGCGTGAAGATCGACGAGTTGCCGGATGGCGCGATCATCCAGGGTGGGCCCATCGGTGGCGGCACGATCGACAGCCATGGCGATCATCGTATTGCGATGAGTTTCGCCGTGGCCGGGCTGCTCGCGTCCACACCGATCGTCATTGGCGACTGCGCCAACGTCGCGACCTCGTTCCCCGGCTTTGTCGCTTTGGCGAATGGCGCCGGCTTTCGGTTGGAGGCGGCTTGA
- the kdsB gene encoding 3-deoxy-manno-octulosonate cytidylyltransferase, translating to MAEKIPPFVVVVPARFGSTRLPGKPLLKIGGESMIRRVAARAGQAGAAQVVVATDDERVAREMKGCGDILVCMTSPDHASGSDRIAETARHFGWPEDTVVVNLQGDEPFAPAAGIRAVVATLAGDDAPMATLATPIEHAEELFDPNIVKVVRGGNGRALYFTRAPAPWARDAFARDRQVLPPGVPFLRHIGIYAYRAGFLSRLAALPRTALEQAESLEQLRALEHGYPISVRQTPEPFPPGIDTREDLERAERWLAGQGV from the coding sequence ATGGCCGAGAAGATTCCTCCGTTCGTCGTTGTCGTGCCCGCACGCTTCGGCTCCACCCGGTTGCCGGGCAAGCCGCTGTTGAAGATCGGCGGCGAATCGATGATTCGCCGCGTGGCGGCCAGGGCAGGGCAGGCGGGGGCGGCGCAGGTGGTGGTTGCCACCGACGACGAGCGCGTGGCCCGCGAAATGAAAGGCTGCGGCGACATCCTGGTCTGCATGACCAGCCCCGACCACGCCTCCGGCAGCGACCGGATCGCCGAAACCGCCCGCCATTTCGGCTGGCCCGAAGACACTGTGGTGGTCAATCTCCAGGGCGACGAGCCGTTCGCACCCGCGGCGGGCATTCGTGCCGTTGTGGCGACTCTGGCGGGGGACGACGCGCCCATGGCAACCCTCGCCACGCCCATCGAGCACGCCGAGGAGCTTTTCGACCCGAACATCGTAAAGGTGGTGCGCGGCGGCAACGGTCGCGCGCTGTACTTCACTCGCGCGCCTGCGCCCTGGGCACGGGACGCGTTCGCGCGCGACCGCCAGGTCCTGCCGCCCGGTGTGCCGTTCCTCCGCCATATCGGCATCTACGCCTACCGTGCGGGCTTTCTGAGCAGGCTGGCGGCCCTACCACGCACGGCGCTGGAACAGGCCGAATCGCTGGAGCAGCTCCGGGCCCTCGAGCACGGGTACCCCATCTCGGTGCGGCAGACGCCCGAACCGTTCCCGCCGGGCATCGACACGCGGGAAGACCTTGAGCGGGCCGAACGCTGGCTGGCTGGGCAGGGCGTGTAG
- the uvrC gene encoding excinuclease ABC subunit UvrC yields the protein MEHTESHPFDGKAFVRHLTTSPGVYRYFDAEDELLYVGKAANLKKRVGNYFLKPPMDPRIASMVSQIARAEVTLTRTAGEALLLESQLIKSLKPRYNIVLRDDKSYPYIYLSGGEDYPRLAFHRGAKAGPGRYFGPYPSTFAVRESLGLMQKLFKVRQCEDSYFKNRSRPCLQHQIGRCSAPCVRLIEVDDYRNDVRHAEMFLEGRSSAVIDELAVSMEKASRELNFERAATLRDQVAALRKLQAQHFVQGASADMDVIACCMEGGMACVSVMFFRNGVSLGSRDFFPRLPTDASVSDVLSQFVAQYYLDRQVPRELVLSDPIEDMDVLASVLSDHAGYTVSLKPSVRGERARFLEMAQRNASAALTSRLASRHTLLARFDDLQKVLGLEATPRRIECFDISHTRGELTVASCVVFGPEGPEKSHYRRFNITGITPGDDYAAMHQALTRRFKKVVEGGARPDILLIDGGTGQVAQAVDVLRELGVDGIRVVGVAKGPGRRAGEETLVLADSGTTLHPGTSSPALHLVAAVRDEAHRFAISGHRRRREAARERSTLEDVSGVGARRRAALLKAFGGLAGVEAAGVEELMSVKGIDRGLAERIYAMLHP from the coding sequence ATGGAGCACACCGAGTCGCATCCGTTCGACGGCAAGGCCTTCGTCCGCCACCTCACCACCTCGCCCGGCGTCTACCGCTACTTCGATGCGGAGGACGAGTTGCTGTACGTGGGGAAAGCCGCCAACCTCAAGAAGCGCGTCGGCAATTACTTCCTCAAGCCGCCGATGGACCCGCGCATCGCGTCGATGGTCTCGCAGATCGCGCGGGCCGAGGTCACGTTGACCCGTACCGCGGGCGAGGCATTGCTGCTGGAATCGCAGCTCATCAAGTCGCTGAAGCCGCGATACAACATCGTGCTGCGCGACGACAAGAGCTACCCGTATATCTATCTGTCGGGAGGGGAAGACTACCCGCGGCTCGCGTTCCACCGTGGTGCCAAGGCCGGGCCGGGTCGCTATTTCGGGCCGTACCCGAGCACGTTCGCCGTGCGCGAGAGCCTCGGCTTGATGCAAAAGCTGTTCAAGGTGCGTCAGTGCGAAGACAGCTACTTCAAGAACCGCTCACGACCCTGCCTGCAGCACCAGATCGGTCGTTGCAGCGCACCGTGTGTGCGCCTGATCGAGGTGGATGACTACAGAAACGACGTACGCCACGCCGAGATGTTCCTCGAGGGGCGCAGCAGTGCGGTGATCGACGAACTGGCCGTCTCGATGGAGAAAGCGTCGCGGGAACTGAACTTCGAGCGGGCAGCCACGTTGCGGGACCAGGTAGCCGCTCTGCGCAAACTGCAGGCGCAGCATTTCGTGCAGGGCGCCAGTGCGGACATGGACGTGATCGCCTGCTGCATGGAAGGCGGTATGGCATGTGTGAGCGTGATGTTCTTCCGCAACGGCGTGAGCCTGGGCTCGCGGGACTTCTTCCCGCGCCTGCCCACCGACGCCTCGGTATCGGACGTGCTTTCGCAATTCGTGGCGCAGTACTACCTCGATCGCCAGGTGCCACGCGAGCTGGTGCTGAGCGACCCGATAGAAGACATGGACGTGCTGGCATCGGTGCTGTCCGATCATGCCGGCTACACTGTGTCGTTGAAGCCGAGCGTGCGTGGCGAGCGTGCGCGTTTCCTGGAAATGGCTCAGCGCAACGCCAGCGCGGCGCTGACGTCCCGCCTCGCGAGTCGCCACACCTTGCTGGCCCGGTTCGACGACCTGCAAAAGGTGCTCGGTCTGGAGGCCACGCCGCGTCGTATCGAGTGCTTCGACATCAGCCACACGCGTGGCGAACTGACGGTGGCATCGTGCGTGGTCTTTGGTCCGGAGGGGCCGGAGAAATCGCATTACCGACGATTCAACATTACCGGCATCACCCCGGGCGACGACTACGCCGCTATGCACCAGGCGCTGACCCGCCGTTTCAAGAAGGTGGTCGAAGGCGGCGCCAGGCCCGACATCCTCCTGATCGATGGCGGCACCGGCCAGGTGGCGCAGGCGGTGGACGTGTTGCGGGAGCTTGGGGTGGATGGCATTCGCGTGGTCGGCGTGGCCAAGGGGCCCGGACGCCGCGCAGGCGAGGAAACGCTCGTGCTGGCCGACAGCGGCACCACGTTGCATCCGGGTACCTCGTCGCCCGCGCTGCACCTGGTGGCCGCCGTGCGTGACGAAGCGCACCGTTTTGCCATCAGCGGACATCGCCGTCGTCGCGAGGCGGCGCGCGAACGGAGTACTCTGGAAGACGTTTCAGGCGTCGGTGCGCGTCGGCGCGCTGCGCTGCTCAAGGCGTTTGGTGGCCTCGCCGGTGTGGAAGCCGCGGGCGTCGAAGAATTGATGAGTGTGAAGGGTATTGATCGCGGCCTTGCCGAACGCATCTATGCCATGCTGCACCCCTGA
- the pgsA gene encoding CDP-diacylglycerol--glycerol-3-phosphate 3-phosphatidyltransferase, which yields MRINLPTWLTLFRVLLLPVMVIVYYLPFRGANLTAALVFVLAGFTDWLDGYLARRLQLTSAFGAFLDPVADKLMVAVTLFLLVQSHPGGGWSSILMAVTASVIVGREISVSALREWMAQIGARSKVKVAFLGKLKTAMQMVALVVLLLQHDAETLRLYHIGEALLVVAGVLTIWSGLDYLRAAWPSLRGDSEDVTKSEKKSVQGS from the coding sequence ATGCGAATCAACCTCCCCACCTGGCTGACCCTGTTCCGCGTGCTGTTGCTGCCGGTGATGGTCATCGTCTATTACCTGCCGTTCCGCGGCGCCAACCTGACGGCCGCCCTGGTCTTCGTCCTGGCGGGCTTTACCGACTGGCTCGACGGCTACCTCGCGCGACGTCTTCAGCTCACCTCGGCCTTCGGGGCATTTCTCGACCCGGTGGCCGACAAGCTGATGGTGGCGGTCACGCTCTTTCTCCTCGTGCAGTCGCATCCCGGCGGGGGCTGGTCGAGCATCCTGATGGCCGTGACGGCCTCGGTGATCGTCGGGCGCGAGATCAGCGTGTCGGCCCTGCGCGAGTGGATGGCCCAGATTGGCGCGCGTTCCAAGGTCAAGGTCGCCTTCCTCGGCAAACTCAAGACCGCGATGCAGATGGTGGCCCTCGTAGTGCTGCTGCTTCAGCACGACGCAGAGACCTTGCGCCTGTATCACATCGGTGAGGCCTTGCTGGTCGTGGCCGGCGTGCTGACGATCTGGTCGGGCCTCGACTATCTCCGCGCCGCATGGCCGAGCCTGCGCGGAGATTCAGAGGATGTGACAAAAAGTGAAAAAAAATCGGTGCAAGGTAGTTGA
- a CDS encoding tyrosine-type recombinase/integrase produces MGRRPSRPDAVPRLRARRKPSGVVHYYYDHGGRPRREEPLGSDYGLAIQKWAEHERSRYAREKLAEVITFRYVADRYRAVVIPTKSPATQACNARELKQLLDFFDDPPGPLDAITPVHVRKYLTHRSGSPVRANREKALLSHIWNFARDAGYTALANPCAGIKGNKEKARDVYVDDATYAAFWKAADQPLRDAMDLAYLTGQRPADVLRMQETDVRDGALELTQAKTGAKLRIGVTGELAELLARIAERKRDHAVRAMRLIVDEDGRPLTAAKLRARFDRVREATGLRFQFRDLRAKAASDKTDSSGDIRQAQRQLGHTSVVMTEAYVRSRRGAKVDPTK; encoded by the coding sequence ATGGGACGTCGACCTTCGCGACCTGATGCGGTACCGCGCCTCCGCGCGCGGCGTAAGCCATCCGGTGTCGTGCACTATTACTACGACCACGGTGGCCGGCCGCGTCGGGAGGAACCGCTGGGCTCGGATTACGGTCTCGCGATCCAGAAGTGGGCCGAACACGAGCGCAGTCGCTACGCGCGCGAGAAGCTCGCCGAAGTCATCACCTTCCGCTACGTGGCCGATCGATACCGGGCGGTGGTAATTCCCACCAAGTCCCCGGCCACGCAGGCCTGTAACGCGCGCGAGCTGAAGCAGCTGCTGGACTTCTTCGATGATCCGCCGGGCCCACTCGACGCGATAACCCCAGTCCATGTGCGCAAGTACCTCACGCATCGATCGGGCTCCCCGGTGCGCGCCAATCGCGAGAAGGCGCTGCTCTCGCACATCTGGAACTTCGCACGCGACGCTGGCTACACCGCATTGGCGAATCCGTGCGCCGGCATCAAGGGGAACAAGGAGAAGGCGCGCGACGTGTACGTCGACGATGCGACCTACGCCGCGTTCTGGAAAGCGGCCGACCAGCCGCTACGCGACGCCATGGATCTCGCATACCTAACTGGGCAGCGGCCCGCGGATGTTCTGCGCATGCAGGAAACGGACGTGCGCGACGGTGCGCTTGAGCTGACCCAGGCGAAGACCGGAGCGAAGCTGCGCATCGGCGTGACCGGTGAACTCGCTGAGCTTCTGGCCAGGATCGCAGAGCGCAAACGCGACCATGCCGTGAGAGCGATGCGGCTCATTGTGGATGAGGATGGGAGGCCGCTCACGGCAGCGAAGCTCCGCGCCCGCTTCGACCGCGTACGCGAGGCCACGGGCTTGCGTTTTCAGTTTCGCGATCTGCGTGCGAAGGCGGCATCGGATAAGACCGATTCGAGCGGCGACATCCGCCAGGCACAGCGGCAGCTAGGCCATACGTCGGTGGTGATGACTGAGGCTTACGTCCGCTCGCGGCGCGGCGCGAAAGTGGACCCGACGAAATAA
- a CDS encoding DUF4224 domain-containing protein gives MAAEQRLCLSREEIAELTRAHTRAKQLAFLRRNGIRHYVDNAGWPVVTVAAVEGQTGRASTPKPAWNPNKAA, from the coding sequence ATGGCGGCTGAACAGCGTTTGTGCCTCTCTCGCGAAGAGATCGCCGAGCTGACCCGGGCTCACACCCGCGCCAAGCAGCTGGCCTTCCTCCGCAGGAATGGCATCAGGCACTATGTCGACAACGCGGGGTGGCCGGTGGTCACCGTTGCCGCGGTCGAGGGGCAGACGGGTCGTGCATCGACCCCGAAGCCGGCCTGGAACCCGAACAAGGCTGCATAG
- a CDS encoding DNA-methyltransferase: MTMTHYLGDCLEVMRSLPSDSVDAVVTDPPYELGFMGKAWDKSGIAFQVEVWAEVLRLAKPGAFLLAFGGTRTVHRLTCAIEDAGWEIRDSIMWIYGQGFPKSKNGKWGGTACKPAHEPIVMARKPFDGTVAENFAKWGTGGLNIDGCRVEWPGGQPPEIGTPGWGGPSKKLTAAPGQIGETVGRTGPSDLGRWPANVIHDGADEVLAAFPEAPGQQGDLRGQSRKRVSRGIYGDMPVAPDALARKDSGSAARFFYCAKASTKDREAGLDDFERSAAGMVSNTSGQHITRREAGRKLPKRANTHPTVKPTELMRYLCQLVTPFYGTRVVLDPFEGSGSTGRGAALNGFDYIGIDDDPNHIAIARARGTHAERAFDAMRQQAMKLRETA; this comes from the coding sequence ATGACGATGACGCACTACCTCGGTGACTGCCTCGAAGTAATGCGCTCACTTCCGAGCGATAGCGTCGATGCCGTGGTCACGGATCCGCCGTATGAACTCGGCTTCATGGGTAAGGCGTGGGATAAATCTGGCATCGCGTTCCAAGTCGAAGTTTGGGCCGAAGTCCTTCGCCTGGCAAAGCCGGGAGCATTTTTGCTTGCCTTCGGTGGCACTCGTACTGTGCACCGGCTGACCTGCGCGATCGAGGATGCTGGGTGGGAGATCCGCGACAGCATAATGTGGATCTACGGCCAAGGCTTCCCAAAGTCCAAAAATGGGAAATGGGGTGGCACGGCGTGCAAGCCTGCACATGAGCCTATCGTCATGGCTCGCAAGCCCTTTGACGGCACCGTCGCCGAGAACTTCGCCAAGTGGGGAACGGGCGGCCTGAATATCGATGGTTGCCGCGTTGAATGGCCGGGCGGTCAGCCGCCCGAAATCGGGACACCTGGATGGGGTGGACCGTCGAAGAAGCTCACAGCAGCTCCAGGCCAGATAGGCGAGACCGTAGGGCGGACCGGTCCCTCGGACCTCGGCCGGTGGCCAGCAAACGTTATCCACGATGGCGCCGACGAGGTGCTTGCCGCATTTCCCGAGGCTCCTGGCCAGCAAGGTGATTTGCGGGGCCAGTCGCGCAAGCGTGTCTCGCGTGGCATCTACGGCGATATGCCCGTCGCGCCAGACGCGCTAGCGCGAAAAGATAGCGGCAGTGCGGCGCGGTTCTTCTATTGCGCGAAGGCGAGCACGAAGGATCGCGAGGCGGGCCTGGATGACTTCGAGAGAAGTGCCGCTGGCATGGTCTCGAATACGTCTGGTCAGCACATCACACGTAGAGAGGCAGGACGCAAGCTGCCGAAAAGAGCCAATACCCATCCTACGGTGAAGCCAACGGAGCTGATGCGCTATCTGTGCCAACTCGTAACGCCTTTCTATGGCACCCGTGTCGTCTTAGATCCATTCGAGGGATCTGGTAGTACCGGGCGCGGCGCCGCGCTGAATGGATTCGATTACATCGGTATCGACGACGACCCGAACCATATTGCCATTGCCAGAGCGCGAGGAACACACGCCGAAAGAGCGTTCGATGCCATGCGTCAGCAGGCCATGAAGCTGAGAGAAACGGCATGA